In Lachnospiraceae bacterium, the DNA window CTTACATTTTTTATTTTTCCATTTTCCAATTTCGAATACAGCCCTTTTTGATCTCTTTCCCTTAATACTTCCACCGGAACATCCAAAAACACTTCAACATATCTTTTGTTATTTTCCCGGTTCCATTTGCGCACTTCATCATACATTGCCACGGTACAGCAAATTACATATATGTTCTGATCTGTAAGCATTTTACAAATTCTGGCATATTTCATTGCCCTTTTTCTTCTCTGCCCATCCGAATATCCTACATTTTCATCCACGATCTCTTTTAATATATCTCCGTCCAGAAGAACGACATTATCATGTGTTTTTTTCATTTCATAATAAAGCCTGGTTCCTATCGTTGTTTTACCCGCGCCTGATAATCCGGTTATCCAATATAAAATCCCTTGCACTTTTATTCCTCTCGCTCTATCTGATTGTTACCGTCTATACAATGCGTATACGGCAATATCTGGTCTAATAATTCATCAAATGCAGCCATTGGTATATTTTTCTCTTCCATTCCATGCAGTATCATTGAATTATCAATAA includes these proteins:
- a CDS encoding adenylyl-sulfate kinase, giving the protein MQGILYWITGLSGAGKTTIGTRLYYEMKKTHDNVVLLDGDILKEIVDENVGYSDGQRRKRAMKYARICKMLTDQNIYVICCTVAMYDEVRKWNRENNKRYVEVFLDVPVEVLRERDQKGLYSKLENGKIKNVSGMDLQVEFPKTPDITVRNDGSRTVADVVKEIMGFQPQYRSDFDRDTGNYKK